The Micromonospora sp. WMMD961 genome has a segment encoding these proteins:
- a CDS encoding SDR family oxidoreductase, translating into MSTRFADKVILITGATSGMGRAVAERVSAEGAKVMLAARGKDVGEAFAAELRSAGRDAHFVPTDVTVEAEVAALVRQTVQRYARLDGAFNNVGAATAVGPLTDIDGDAWRGDLALNLSSVFFGLKYQLPALQATGGGAIVNNASNLGVTGAAGMASYSAAKHGVVGLTRSAALDVAASGVRINALVTGGVDTPLLRNNLGTDPAEAVRAAGAWHPVGRVAQPDEIAAFVAFLLSDEARFVTGAALAIDGGLTAA; encoded by the coding sequence GTGTCCACACGTTTCGCAGACAAGGTCATCCTGATCACCGGTGCCACGTCCGGCATGGGCCGGGCCGTCGCCGAACGGGTCTCTGCCGAAGGCGCGAAGGTAATGCTGGCCGCACGCGGGAAGGACGTGGGCGAGGCGTTCGCCGCCGAGCTGCGCTCCGCCGGCCGGGACGCCCACTTCGTGCCCACCGACGTGACGGTGGAGGCCGAGGTGGCGGCACTCGTCCGGCAAACGGTCCAGCGGTATGCGCGACTCGACGGCGCGTTCAACAACGTCGGGGCGGCTACCGCGGTCGGTCCGCTGACCGATATCGACGGCGACGCCTGGCGGGGCGATCTGGCGCTGAACCTCAGCAGCGTCTTTTTCGGTCTCAAATACCAGCTACCCGCGCTGCAGGCGACCGGCGGCGGCGCGATCGTCAACAACGCGTCCAACCTCGGTGTGACCGGCGCGGCCGGCATGGCCTCCTACAGTGCGGCTAAGCACGGCGTGGTGGGGCTCACCCGATCCGCGGCCTTGGACGTGGCGGCCAGCGGCGTGCGGATCAACGCGCTGGTCACCGGTGGCGTCGACACTCCTCTGTTGCGGAACAACCTGGGCACGGACCCGGCGGAGGCTGTCCGCGCCGCAGGGGCGTGGCACCCGGTCGGACGGGTCGCCCAGCCGGACGAGATCGCGGCCTTCGTCGCGTTCCTGCTCAGTGACGAGGCCAGGTTCGTCACCGGGGCAGCGCTCGCGATCGACGGCGGCCTTACGGCTGCTTGA
- a CDS encoding alpha/beta hydrolase, which produces MSPSLASHAVVGLLRVTGVKKRQFKPSRFLAEVANPAPPRLPGVTVRREEFEGWTVYRLTPANPVRHYAVYLHGGAWAAPITTQHWRLAARIAVGSGREVVLPLYPRLPAATHADVLPVMLRLFQHVQEQGPTALAGDSAGATIALSVLQALASRSQRPDVTVLISPALDLTFTNPKIADIAPHDPLLNLEHIRVLAARWAAPDDPSNPQTSPLNGRLDHLGLVHVYAGTRDVLFPDAVLLRDRAGTATGTDLHLNIGEGMIHDWPILPTPEGRRAAGDVIALLRDAGDHSVGEGL; this is translated from the coding sequence GTGAGCCCCAGCCTGGCCAGCCACGCCGTTGTCGGTCTGCTGCGCGTGACCGGAGTGAAGAAGCGCCAGTTCAAGCCCAGCCGGTTTCTCGCCGAAGTGGCCAACCCGGCTCCACCGCGTCTGCCGGGTGTCACGGTCCGGCGGGAAGAGTTCGAAGGCTGGACGGTCTATCGGCTGACGCCCGCCAATCCGGTACGGCACTATGCCGTCTACCTGCACGGCGGCGCCTGGGCCGCTCCCATCACCACGCAGCATTGGAGACTGGCCGCCCGGATCGCCGTCGGATCCGGGCGCGAGGTTGTCCTGCCCCTGTACCCGCGCCTTCCCGCCGCTACCCACGCCGACGTCCTTCCGGTCATGCTGCGCCTGTTCCAGCACGTCCAAGAACAGGGGCCGACCGCGCTGGCCGGTGATTCAGCGGGCGCGACCATCGCCTTGTCCGTGCTCCAGGCTCTGGCCTCGCGAAGCCAGCGGCCGGATGTCACCGTCCTGATCTCACCCGCCCTGGACTTGACCTTCACCAATCCGAAGATCGCCGACATCGCACCGCACGACCCGTTACTGAATCTCGAGCACATCCGAGTTCTCGCGGCCCGCTGGGCAGCCCCAGACGATCCGTCAAACCCTCAGACCAGCCCTCTCAACGGCCGCCTGGACCACCTCGGACTCGTCCACGTGTACGCCGGGACACGCGATGTCCTCTTCCCCGACGCCGTCCTGCTCAGGGACCGGGCCGGAACCGCGACCGGAACCGATCTCCACCTGAACATCGGCGAGGGAATGATCCATGACTGGCCAATCTTGCCGACCCCGGAGGGCCGCCGGGCGGCCGGGGACGTCATCGCCCTTCTGCGAGATGCCGGCGATCACTCGGTCGGAGAGGGCTTGTGA
- a CDS encoding TetR/AcrR family transcriptional regulator — MTASPLRKDAARNRQRIIEIGRELVADGTPIQLNEVASAAGVGVATVYRHFPTPQALIEAVSVDGLETLIQAAKRAAEQDDPWTAFYDFLVRFVDAQLTDAALSPVLSASTAALPGTAHLLDQLTSLFNELFVRVRTAGRLTPDITLADMTPLMCGIAFSAKMHSANDPQEQAAAGRRYLDVLLNGMRAR, encoded by the coding sequence GTGACCGCCTCCCCGCTTCGTAAGGACGCAGCACGCAACCGCCAGCGAATCATCGAGATTGGCCGGGAGCTGGTCGCGGACGGCACCCCGATTCAGCTGAACGAAGTGGCTAGCGCGGCTGGCGTTGGCGTCGCCACGGTTTATCGGCACTTCCCGACGCCCCAGGCGTTGATCGAGGCGGTGTCGGTGGACGGACTGGAGACGCTGATCCAGGCCGCCAAACGGGCTGCGGAACAGGACGATCCATGGACGGCCTTCTATGATTTCCTGGTCAGGTTCGTGGACGCGCAACTCACTGACGCTGCCCTGTCCCCGGTGCTATCCGCGTCCACAGCCGCGCTGCCGGGCACAGCGCATCTGCTCGATCAGTTGACCTCACTGTTCAATGAACTATTCGTACGGGTCAGGACCGCAGGGCGGCTGACACCCGACATCACGCTCGCCGACATGACGCCATTGATGTGCGGAATCGCCTTCTCGGCCAAGATGCACTCAGCCAACGATCCGCAGGAGCAAGCCGCAGCCGGCCGCCGCTACCTCGATGTCCTACTGAACGGGATGCGGGCCCGCTGA
- a CDS encoding NAD-dependent epimerase/dehydratase family protein has translation MQILITGGTGYLGSVLVEHFVAAGHEVVALTRSPQSAAVATQAGARPLLGSLTDTALLETAAAQADAVVHAAAVDYAGGEDAVRAEAAAVEALIRGAGKAGTGKPFIYTSTNLVYGLDPAQSQNEDAELPEPGLVPAKLVGERLVREAEAAGLNGMIIRVSLVYGRGGTMLLNSLIGAATGSGAAIYIGAGDNEWTPVHVDDLARLYLRALERPTAGTYNAAGTQRFTFRELAEAIADLTGTTATSITAEQAESAMGPMAALIQSSARITSHKARDTFGWSTSGPALPDDVRSGSYRAVNP, from the coding sequence ATGCAGATACTCATCACCGGCGGCACCGGCTACCTGGGCTCGGTGCTTGTCGAACACTTCGTTGCCGCAGGTCACGAAGTAGTAGCGCTGACCCGGTCCCCGCAGTCGGCAGCAGTAGCGACGCAGGCGGGCGCGCGTCCTCTGCTCGGCAGCCTGACCGACACCGCGCTCCTGGAAACGGCTGCGGCGCAAGCCGACGCCGTGGTGCACGCCGCCGCAGTCGACTATGCCGGTGGCGAGGACGCAGTCAGGGCAGAAGCCGCTGCCGTGGAGGCGCTGATCCGTGGGGCGGGAAAGGCTGGGACGGGCAAGCCGTTCATCTACACCAGCACGAACCTCGTCTACGGGCTCGACCCCGCCCAATCCCAGAATGAAGACGCAGAACTGCCGGAGCCTGGCCTGGTGCCGGCCAAGCTCGTCGGCGAACGCCTGGTGCGCGAGGCGGAGGCAGCGGGTCTGAACGGCATGATCATCCGTGTGAGTCTGGTCTACGGTCGAGGCGGCACCATGCTGCTGAACAGTCTGATCGGGGCCGCGACCGGCTCGGGCGCTGCCATCTACATCGGCGCCGGTGACAACGAGTGGACCCCGGTGCACGTGGACGATCTCGCCCGCCTGTACCTGCGGGCTCTGGAGCGGCCGACGGCGGGCACCTACAACGCGGCCGGGACGCAGCGGTTCACCTTCCGCGAACTTGCCGAGGCGATCGCGGACCTGACCGGAACCACCGCGACCTCGATCACCGCCGAACAGGCCGAGAGCGCCATGGGGCCGATGGCCGCGCTGATCCAATCGTCGGCGCGCATCACCTCCCACAAGGCGCGCGACACGTTCGGGTGGAGCACCAGCGGTCCCGCTCTGCCGGACGACGTGCGCTCCGGCTCCTACCGGGCGGTGAACCCGTGA
- a CDS encoding TetR-like C-terminal domain-containing protein: protein MSALAGRFDVKVPSLYSHLKNSQDLRVRIALFALEELADRVADAIAGRAGRDALAAFADAYREYAREHPGRYAVARLRLGPETAAASAGGRHARMARAILRGYDLDEPDATHAVRMLGSVVHGYVSLELAGGFEHSVPPRRNPGIGSWIRSTRCYATTALADPRTAAPPQAVRCVARR, encoded by the coding sequence ATCTCGGCGCTCGCCGGGCGGTTCGACGTCAAGGTCCCGAGCCTGTACTCGCACCTGAAGAACTCGCAGGACCTCAGGGTCCGCATCGCGCTGTTCGCGCTGGAGGAACTCGCCGATCGCGTCGCCGACGCCATCGCTGGCCGTGCCGGCAGGGACGCCCTGGCTGCGTTCGCCGACGCCTATCGCGAGTACGCCAGGGAGCACCCGGGCCGGTACGCGGTCGCCCGGCTCCGGCTCGGTCCGGAAACGGCGGCCGCCAGCGCTGGCGGCCGGCACGCCCGGATGGCCCGGGCGATCCTGCGGGGCTACGACCTGGACGAGCCGGACGCGACGCATGCGGTCCGGATGCTGGGCAGCGTCGTCCACGGCTACGTCAGTTTGGAGCTGGCCGGTGGTTTCGAACACAGCGTCCCTCCGCGCAGGAATCCTGGGATTGGATCGTGGATTCGCTCGACTCGCTGTTACGCGACCACAGCACTCGCTGACCCGAGGACGGCGGCACCGCCGCAAGCGGTTCGCTGCGTGGCGCGCCGATGA
- a CDS encoding GNAT family N-acetyltransferase: protein MTAFRLRPYRRGDESALLALVRADPLPGHPPAQAVMLALALAGDSPNDAERWAELSRPAVTVLTDTDDRIAGVVSYALRMSDRTGNVLWLHAREEPAPVAALLEHALSELSQKATRFEAFTLTTPLNHGFDGILERSRPATHAALLDAGFEATYMGRYFHRPLVDLPVPVGPLAEVGPSAEPTGRQLRVHRDGKEVARAVVCEPVGETVEIYWLSVEPAYRGQGIGRQLWYQAMAEAARTGAKQAVLIVDDDEPGGERDRTAAVTLYDSVGWKELDRVHTYRRD from the coding sequence ATGACCGCATTCAGACTGCGTCCATACCGGCGCGGCGACGAATCGGCGTTGCTCGCCCTGGTACGAGCGGATCCGCTGCCCGGTCATCCGCCGGCGCAGGCCGTCATGCTGGCACTTGCGCTGGCTGGCGACTCACCCAACGACGCCGAACGTTGGGCAGAGTTGAGCCGTCCAGCCGTGACGGTGCTGACCGACACCGACGACCGGATCGCGGGCGTGGTGTCGTATGCGTTGCGCATGTCCGATCGCACCGGCAACGTCCTGTGGCTGCACGCCCGCGAGGAGCCGGCTCCCGTGGCAGCCCTGCTGGAACATGCCCTGAGCGAACTGTCGCAAAAGGCGACGAGGTTCGAGGCGTTTACCCTTACGACGCCTCTCAACCACGGCTTCGACGGCATACTCGAACGCAGCCGCCCGGCTACGCACGCGGCGCTGCTCGACGCCGGGTTCGAAGCCACCTACATGGGCCGCTACTTCCACCGTCCGCTGGTCGATCTTCCGGTACCCGTGGGGCCGCTCGCGGAGGTCGGACCCTCGGCGGAGCCGACGGGCCGGCAGCTACGGGTACACCGGGACGGCAAGGAAGTCGCGCGGGCGGTGGTCTGCGAGCCCGTCGGTGAGACCGTGGAGATCTACTGGCTCAGCGTCGAACCGGCATACCGCGGCCAGGGCATCGGCCGCCAGTTGTGGTACCAGGCCATGGCCGAGGCTGCGCGGACCGGCGCCAAACAGGCGGTGCTGATCGTGGACGACGATGAACCCGGCGGCGAGCGCGACCGTACCGCTGCCGTCACGCTGTACGACAGTGTCGGCTGGAAGGAACTCGATCGGGTCCACACCTACCGGCGCGACTGA
- a CDS encoding SGNH/GDSL hydrolase family protein — protein MAEAQPSGVRLAFRTRATTIELDTLPTKRVYQGFPPPADGVYDLLINGRLAAQTSVPEGNVRTVTDMFTQTAVLTEGPAGTARFADLPVGEKDVEIWLPHTEITELIALRTDAPVEQAPPNGRRRWLHHGSSISHGSNAARPSAIWPALAAAEGGVALVNMGFGGSALLDPFTARAMRDIPADLISLKIGINIVNSDVMRLRAFTPAVHGFLDTVREGHPSTPLLVVSAILCPVQEDTPGPLAPDLEGGTLRFKATGDPAERSAGRLTLNVIRDELARIVEQRTAHDPNLHYLDGRDLYGEADYAELPLPDEVHPDPAGHRRIAENFARLAFGDGGPFATKTG, from the coding sequence ATGGCCGAGGCCCAGCCCTCCGGGGTGCGGCTGGCGTTCCGTACCCGGGCCACCACGATCGAGTTGGACACGCTGCCCACCAAGCGGGTCTACCAAGGCTTCCCGCCCCCGGCGGACGGCGTCTACGACCTGCTGATCAACGGCCGCCTGGCCGCGCAGACCTCGGTGCCCGAGGGCAACGTCCGGACGGTTACCGACATGTTCACCCAAACCGCGGTGCTGACCGAGGGGCCGGCCGGCACCGCCCGCTTCGCGGATCTGCCGGTGGGTGAGAAGGACGTCGAGATCTGGCTTCCACACACGGAGATCACCGAGTTGATTGCGCTGCGCACCGACGCGCCCGTCGAGCAGGCCCCGCCCAACGGGCGCAGGAGGTGGCTGCACCACGGAAGTTCCATCAGCCACGGCTCGAACGCCGCTCGTCCCAGCGCCATCTGGCCGGCCCTGGCCGCGGCCGAGGGGGGAGTGGCGTTGGTCAACATGGGGTTCGGCGGGAGCGCGCTGCTCGACCCGTTCACCGCCCGCGCCATGCGGGACATCCCGGCGGACCTGATCAGCCTCAAGATTGGCATCAACATCGTCAACAGCGACGTGATGCGTCTCCGCGCCTTCACCCCCGCGGTCCACGGCTTCCTCGACACTGTCCGCGAAGGGCACCCGAGCACACCGTTGCTGGTCGTGTCCGCCATCCTGTGCCCGGTTCAGGAGGACACGCCCGGCCCCCTCGCGCCGGACCTCGAGGGCGGGACACTGCGGTTCAAAGCCACGGGTGATCCGGCCGAACGCAGCGCCGGGCGGCTGACGCTCAACGTCATCCGCGACGAGCTCGCCCGGATCGTCGAACAGCGCACGGCCCACGACCCGAACCTGCACTACCTCGACGGACGGGACCTGTACGGCGAGGCGGACTACGCCGAACTCCCGCTACCCGACGAGGTCCACCCCGACCCTGCCGGACATCGCCGCATCGCCGAGAACTTCGCCCGGCTCGCGTTCGGCGACGGCGGCCCCTTCGCCACCAAGACCGGCTGA
- a CDS encoding aminoglycoside adenylyltransferase domain-containing protein, whose product MHLPGAVQELCLRFLSLVPEGLVTGLYLTGGTGFGEWLEGRSDVDFVATLAHRPSDGEVAHLRQAHEQMAAFSPIFFDGMHVLVTDLASDPRKLPPVPVVLHREFRIGHLDHLVAWHELARHGVTVTGPQLSTLDIWTDRQILQAYTVDNLDTYWRTVTDQLAASSVDEPEAELDYACCWCVLGVARLHHLIVTGEMTTKSGAGRWGLSYYDQRWHRVLREALRLREGGQPEYDDQVSRLQDTTDFTAYVVAVGTGRPVPPTTAVARERDSQSGCDREDDEVGRVSR is encoded by the coding sequence GTGCATCTCCCGGGAGCCGTACAGGAACTCTGCTTGCGTTTCCTCTCGCTGGTTCCGGAAGGGCTGGTGACCGGCCTCTACCTGACAGGTGGCACCGGGTTCGGGGAGTGGCTCGAGGGGCGGTCGGACGTGGACTTCGTTGCCACCCTCGCCCACCGGCCGTCCGACGGCGAGGTGGCGCACCTGCGGCAGGCACACGAGCAGATGGCGGCGTTCTCCCCGATCTTCTTTGACGGGATGCACGTCCTCGTTACCGACCTGGCCTCCGATCCGCGGAAGCTGCCACCGGTGCCCGTGGTGCTGCACCGCGAGTTCCGCATCGGGCACCTGGACCACCTTGTCGCCTGGCACGAGTTGGCCCGGCACGGCGTCACGGTCACCGGCCCGCAGCTGTCGACCCTCGACATTTGGACCGACAGGCAGATTTTGCAGGCGTACACCGTCGACAACCTCGACACCTACTGGCGCACCGTCACCGACCAGCTCGCTGCCTCTTCCGTCGACGAGCCGGAGGCGGAACTCGACTACGCCTGCTGCTGGTGCGTCCTCGGGGTCGCTCGCCTGCACCACCTGATCGTCACCGGAGAGATGACCACCAAGTCAGGGGCCGGTCGTTGGGGGCTCTCCTACTATGACCAGCGCTGGCACCGGGTCCTTCGTGAGGCACTGCGCCTACGCGAAGGCGGACAACCCGAGTACGACGATCAGGTATCCCGACTCCAGGACACCACCGACTTCACCGCGTACGTCGTGGCTGTCGGCACAGGCCGCCCGGTCCCGCCTACGACGGCCGTTGCACGCGAGCGTGACTCTCAGTCAGGATGCGATCGAGAAGACGACGAAGTTGGTCGAGTTTCTCGCTGA
- a CDS encoding AraC family transcriptional regulator, with translation MDGLSAAALAADDQAVSPTPDDPRVGRAVAYMRERLGHPLTVPELAGQALLSPYHFLRVVKRQTGRTPYRYLTMLRMREAKRLLGAGETVTAVAARCGYSSTAHFSAAFRRRPGCGPPAGSGVEVAGRRPDALGGSCRAEYSAGPHPVQ, from the coding sequence GTGGATGGCCTGTCGGCCGCCGCGCTCGCGGCCGACGATCAGGCGGTGTCACCGACTCCTGATGATCCTCGGGTGGGCCGGGCCGTCGCCTACATGCGCGAGCGGCTCGGCCATCCATTGACCGTGCCCGAGTTGGCCGGTCAGGCGCTGCTCAGTCCGTACCACTTCCTGCGCGTCGTCAAGCGCCAGACGGGCCGCACGCCGTACCGGTACCTCACGATGCTGCGGATGCGCGAGGCGAAACGCCTGCTGGGGGCGGGCGAGACGGTCACCGCGGTGGCCGCGCGCTGCGGTTACTCCAGCACCGCCCACTTCTCGGCGGCGTTTCGCAGGAGACCGGGGTGCGGCCCTCCCGCTGGATCAGGGGTTGAGGTCGCCGGCCGGCGGCCGGATGCCCTGGGCGGCAGCTGTCGTGCCGAATACTCAGCGGGCCCGCATCCCGTTCAGTAG
- a CDS encoding alpha/beta fold hydrolase, with translation MFRGITFDHLYSDVSMPTLAAVWKALDTNQTPAPRSPLTDPVAHGGSAVDAFDVVVSALPGFGFSERPGEQGWNPTRTARAWAGLMTRLGYERFGAHGGDYGAFVSNELALIVPERITGLHLTMPLAGPLPDDQDTADEAEQRKMRRRDHFVHGGMPHVMIQGLRPQTFGYSLVDSPSGLAAWLGEHMDAFSGDPGVTQQRQADNIALYWFTGTGASTARWYWESAMRWGSRSAEEQNAQPVTVPAAFTLFPAEPFPVARRWAERRYRNIVAWNEPEQGGHFPGWEHPQLLVTDIRAGFRHARG, from the coding sequence TTGTTCCGGGGGATCACGTTCGACCACCTCTACAGCGACGTGAGCATGCCCACCCTCGCCGCAGTGTGGAAAGCGCTCGACACGAACCAGACGCCTGCACCGAGGTCGCCGCTCACCGACCCGGTCGCGCACGGCGGCTCGGCGGTGGACGCCTTCGACGTGGTCGTCTCCGCGCTGCCCGGCTTCGGGTTCAGCGAGCGACCCGGCGAGCAGGGCTGGAACCCTACCCGCACCGCCCGGGCCTGGGCCGGGCTGATGACCCGGCTCGGCTACGAACGTTTCGGGGCGCACGGCGGTGACTACGGGGCGTTCGTCAGCAACGAGCTGGCCCTGATCGTTCCCGAGCGGATCACCGGCCTGCACCTGACGATGCCGCTGGCCGGGCCGCTGCCGGACGACCAGGACACCGCCGACGAGGCCGAGCAGCGCAAGATGCGAAGACGCGACCATTTCGTACACGGTGGCATGCCGCACGTCATGATCCAGGGTCTGCGGCCGCAGACGTTCGGATATTCGCTGGTCGACTCGCCGTCCGGGCTGGCCGCCTGGCTCGGCGAACACATGGACGCCTTCTCCGGCGACCCGGGCGTCACCCAGCAACGACAGGCCGACAACATCGCCCTCTACTGGTTCACCGGCACGGGCGCATCCACCGCCCGCTGGTACTGGGAGTCCGCGATGCGGTGGGGTTCGCGCAGCGCCGAGGAGCAGAACGCGCAACCGGTGACCGTGCCGGCCGCGTTCACCCTCTTCCCGGCCGAGCCGTTCCCGGTGGCCCGGCGCTGGGCCGAACGCCGCTACCGGAACATCGTCGCCTGGAACGAGCCGGAACAGGGCGGCCACTTCCCCGGCTGGGAGCATCCGCAACTTCTGGTGACCGACATCCGGGCCGGCTTCCGGCACGCGCGCGGCTGA
- a CDS encoding alpha/beta hydrolase: protein MSAAIRSALAETQFVETRDGRIAYRRFGQQAGVPLVLAMRFRGTMDHWDPALLDALAAHHDVIVFDNVGTAASTGEAPASIEGLAGGLLGFVEALGLDRVDLLGWSMGGYVVQTAALQQPERIRRLVVAGSGPGAAPGVERMTPEIMQIATRSTNDDEDYLRLFFPSDPGARDRGLASLRRLDARLDESGAVVAADTVRRQLAVIQGVGTTIWDRLDQLTLPVLLATGVQDVMISAYGNFLMAQRLPNARLVIYSDAGHGFLFQHVEEFAEDVRRFLSR from the coding sequence ATGTCAGCAGCCATACGCTCAGCTCTCGCCGAGACCCAATTCGTCGAGACGCGTGACGGGCGCATCGCATATCGCCGGTTCGGCCAGCAGGCAGGGGTGCCGCTCGTACTGGCCATGCGCTTCCGCGGCACGATGGACCACTGGGATCCCGCCCTCCTGGACGCTCTCGCCGCGCACCACGACGTCATCGTGTTCGACAACGTCGGCACGGCAGCCAGCACGGGCGAGGCGCCGGCTTCGATCGAAGGGCTCGCCGGCGGCCTTCTCGGCTTCGTCGAGGCGCTCGGCCTCGACCGGGTCGACCTGCTGGGCTGGTCGATGGGCGGCTACGTGGTCCAGACCGCCGCCCTACAACAACCCGAGCGGATCCGCCGGCTTGTCGTCGCGGGCAGTGGACCCGGCGCCGCCCCCGGCGTCGAACGGATGACGCCCGAGATCATGCAGATCGCCACGAGGTCGACCAACGACGACGAGGACTACCTCCGCCTGTTCTTCCCGTCCGACCCTGGCGCCCGGGACCGTGGGCTCGCGTCGCTACGCCGGTTGGACGCGCGCCTGGACGAGTCCGGCGCCGTTGTGGCCGCCGACACCGTTCGCCGGCAGCTCGCCGTGATCCAAGGGGTCGGGACGACGATCTGGGATCGGCTGGACCAGCTCACGCTACCCGTCCTGCTCGCCACCGGAGTTCAGGACGTGATGATCTCCGCCTATGGCAACTTCCTGATGGCGCAGCGGCTCCCCAACGCCCGCCTGGTGATCTACAGCGACGCGGGCCACGGCTTCCTGTTCCAGCACGTCGAGGAGTTCGCCGAGGACGTGCGCCGTTTCCTGAGCCGGTAG
- a CDS encoding NAD(+)/NADH kinase produces the protein MNVWQDERSAADVLADLAQQPQLVVTIGGDGTLLRGLAVAVEADAPVLGVKAGRVGFLTPFAATDLPRVLGAALAGRAPIQERMLLTLRASRPLQVPPELRTLLRYGRGPDAVPPLPRPSTPDEVGWGVPLGLNALNDVVFEKLGRDRQTSVAVYLSGRLFATYSADGVMVASPTGSTAYSFAAGGPVLSPRLNALVFTPVAPHMAFNRSMVTAPDEPVGVQVLPRSGQVTVVVDGRVHGILDPGDWVAVYPARRRAKLIVADVDDFFGRLRDQFSLADAPAARADTDSQPPLLIYRPDLPVPEDLQHLHLPT, from the coding sequence TTGAACGTCTGGCAGGACGAGCGGAGCGCCGCCGACGTGCTGGCCGACCTGGCGCAGCAACCTCAGCTCGTCGTCACCATCGGCGGCGATGGAACGCTCCTGCGCGGATTGGCCGTCGCCGTCGAGGCCGACGCACCCGTCCTCGGCGTGAAGGCCGGCCGGGTCGGCTTTCTCACCCCGTTCGCCGCGACGGACCTGCCGAGGGTGCTCGGCGCGGCCCTGGCCGGACGCGCACCCATCCAGGAGCGCATGCTGCTCACCCTACGGGCATCGCGACCGCTGCAGGTCCCACCGGAGCTTCGGACCCTGCTGCGCTACGGCCGCGGTCCCGATGCCGTCCCACCCCTTCCCCGGCCGAGCACGCCCGACGAGGTGGGTTGGGGTGTCCCGTTGGGCCTGAACGCCCTCAACGACGTCGTGTTCGAAAAACTCGGCCGGGACCGCCAGACCAGCGTGGCGGTGTACCTGTCCGGACGGCTGTTCGCCACCTACTCCGCCGACGGCGTCATGGTCGCGTCACCAACGGGCTCCACCGCCTACTCCTTCGCCGCAGGCGGACCGGTCCTGTCGCCACGCCTCAACGCGCTCGTCTTCACCCCGGTCGCCCCGCACATGGCGTTCAACCGCAGCATGGTCACCGCCCCGGACGAACCAGTGGGGGTCCAGGTGCTCCCTCGCTCGGGCCAGGTCACCGTCGTCGTCGACGGACGTGTACACGGAATCCTCGACCCCGGCGATTGGGTCGCCGTCTACCCCGCCCGACGTCGCGCGAAGCTCATCGTCGCCGACGTCGACGACTTCTTCGGCCGACTCCGGGACCAGTTCTCCCTCGCCGATGCTCCCGCCGCCCGCGCCGACACCGACAGCCAACCGCCGCTGCTGATCTACCGGCCGGACCTACCGGTACCAGAGGACCTGCAACACCTGCACCTGCCGACCTAA
- a CDS encoding alpha/beta hydrolase has protein sequence MNAASDKPAQEAGMPTVVLVHGAFAGSSSWNGVIANLKRRGYPVIAVANPLRGVQKDAAYARAVVDSVSGPVVMAAHSYGGCVMTEAADGAPNVKALVYVASVSPDAGESVADLITKFPGSALLTSVKMVPTPLDDGGTTMAQYIDQAQFPSVFAADVDPDTAELMAVTQRPPTEAAQTEKVTKTAWKSIPSWTLITTQDKGIPPDLQRFLAKRAGSTAVEIDASHAVAVSQPGPVADLIDTAARATTQ, from the coding sequence ATGAACGCCGCTTCTGACAAGCCTGCCCAGGAGGCAGGAATGCCCACCGTCGTACTCGTCCACGGTGCTTTCGCCGGCTCATCCAGTTGGAATGGGGTGATCGCCAACCTCAAACGTCGAGGCTACCCGGTCATTGCCGTCGCGAACCCGCTGCGCGGCGTGCAGAAGGACGCTGCTTACGCTCGAGCTGTTGTGGACTCCGTGTCCGGCCCGGTCGTGATGGCGGCTCATTCGTACGGCGGATGTGTGATGACCGAGGCTGCGGATGGCGCCCCCAACGTCAAGGCTCTGGTGTACGTCGCCAGCGTGAGCCCGGACGCCGGCGAGAGCGTGGCCGACTTGATCACCAAGTTCCCGGGAAGTGCGCTCCTCACGTCCGTCAAGATGGTGCCGACCCCTCTCGACGACGGCGGCACGACGATGGCGCAGTACATCGACCAGGCCCAGTTCCCGTCGGTGTTCGCCGCCGACGTCGACCCCGACACCGCTGAGCTGATGGCGGTAACGCAGCGGCCTCCCACTGAAGCCGCCCAGACCGAGAAGGTGACCAAGACTGCCTGGAAGTCGATCCCGTCATGGACTTTGATCACCACCCAGGACAAGGGCATTCCGCCGGACCTGCAGCGCTTCCTGGCCAAGCGTGCCGGGTCGACGGCGGTCGAGATCGACGCGTCCCACGCCGTGGCAGTCTCTCAACCCGGCCCGGTCGCCGACCTCATCGACACAGCTGCCCGCGCCACCACCCAGTAA